The window CGAGTTCTTCAGCGCCGGCGCGTGGCGGCACCGCTCGATCATCTTCGACGCGCTGCGCGAGCACTTCCCCGGCTGCCGCTTCCACAGCTTCGCCGACGAGCACGTGCAGAAGCAGGAAAGCTTCGACTACAAGGACACCCAGGGCACCGAGCCGGCCGTGGTCACCGAATACGGCGTGAAGTTCCGCGCCGATCCGGCCGGCGCGCACAAGACCGGCTTCTTCGCCGACCAGCGCGAGAACCGCGAATGGTTCAGCCGGCAGATCGAGGGCAAGCGCGTGCTCGACCTGTGCTGCAACACCGGCGGCTTCGCGGTGTACGCGGCGGCGCACGGTGCGTCCGAGGTGACGGGCATCGACATCGACCCGGCGGTGATCGAGATCGCCAAGCAGAACGCGCACCTCAATCACGTGAAACCGCGCTTCGTGCAGGCCGACATCTTCCCGTGGCTGCGCGACGCCGCGCTCAACGGCGAGCGCTTCGACGCGGTGATCCTCGACCCGGCCAAGATGACCCGCGACCGCGAGCAGGTCATCAACGCGCTGAAGAAATACCTCGACATGAACAAGCTGGCGCTGGGCGTGGTCAAGCCCGGCGGCCTGTTCGCGACGTTCTCCTGCACCGGCCTGGTCAGCGAGGAGCAGTTCCTCGACATGCTGCGCCGCGCCGCGTTCTACGCCGGCCGCACCGTGCAGGTGCTGAAGGTGGCCGGCGCCGGCCCCGACCATCCGTGGCTGGCGCAGGTGCCGGAAAGCCGCTATCTGAAGGCGGTGTTCTGCCGGGTGCTGGACTGAAGTTCCAGCCCGGCGTCGCGGTCGGTTTTTCGCACCGCCCTGGTTCGACGCCCTGCCCGCGCTGAGGAAATGGACGCGGCCGACGCGGAGCAGGCGCCGCGCTGACCGCCGCCACGACGCGCGGTAGCATGCGCGGCAATGCCGGCACGGCGCCGTGGACGCAGCAACGACATGGACATCAGCGAAGCAGGGACGCACGCGCCGCATCACGAGCCGCACCGCAGCCAGCACAGCGGCTGGCTGCGCGCGTCGGTGCTGGGCGCCAACGAC is drawn from Thermomonas brevis and contains these coding sequences:
- a CDS encoding class I SAM-dependent rRNA methyltransferase, which codes for MAEPLPVVRLKNAWNSTHPWIFQRLVEKPAQRPKPGSIVDVVGVDGVFIGRGFYNGHSRIALRMLERDPDVAVDADWFVRKIGEAIHLRRDILKLDAISNAWRVVHSEGDGISGLVVDRYDDLLVVEFFSAGAWRHRSIIFDALREHFPGCRFHSFADEHVQKQESFDYKDTQGTEPAVVTEYGVKFRADPAGAHKTGFFADQRENREWFSRQIEGKRVLDLCCNTGGFAVYAAAHGASEVTGIDIDPAVIEIAKQNAHLNHVKPRFVQADIFPWLRDAALNGERFDAVILDPAKMTRDREQVINALKKYLDMNKLALGVVKPGGLFATFSCTGLVSEEQFLDMLRRAAFYAGRTVQVLKVAGAGPDHPWLAQVPESRYLKAVFCRVLD